A stretch of DNA from Streptomyces spiramyceticus:
GAGCCGCACATTCTGCCGGGTATCGACTGAGCGGGACCGCCGGGCGAAACCGAGCGAGACGAGTAAGACCGGGTCCCCCGCGCACGCCGTGAGGCGGGCCGGGGGACCCGGCACGTGCGCCGCCCGGCGCCTGCGTCACACCGGCTGCCGCGTCGCCTCCACCAGCAGGTCCCGCTCGGCAAGCCGCCCACCGCACTCCCCGCAGGCCCGCCGCTCCCTCCGGCGGCACTGCCGCGCTGCGCCTGCGGGTCGCCGCCGAGGGGATGGAGCGGCCGTCGTCACCGCTCGGGCCGAGCGTGCTGCCGATGTCGCGCGGCTGTACGGGGTCACCGCACCCGTCGCAGACCATGACCGGCTCCATGCGCCGACCGCAGGTACTGTGCCGCATCCGTGCCGACGGCTCCCGGTGGTCACCCGCCCAGCGGTACTCCCAGCCCCGGACGGCGACCAGAACCGGCCAGATTTCCCGGCCTCGCCGGGTGAGCCGGTACTCGTACCGCACAGGCCGGTCCTGGTACGCGACACGGTCGAGGAGCCGCTCCTCGGTCAGCCGGGCCAGGCGGGCCGCGAGTACGGCATCGGAGATGGGCAGCAGCCCCCGCCCGTCCTGGTAGCGGCGTACGCCCTGATGGGCGTACCACAGGATCAGCAGCGCCCACTCGTCGCCCAGCAGGCCGAAAGCGACCGCGATGGCGTTCGGCCCGCCTGCGGGAAGCGGGGTCGGGGCCGGCGTCGGCGTCGCCGCGTCGTTCACTGTCAGGCCGCGTACCAGCCCGGGAGCGCGGAACCGGGCGCCCAGGCCGCATGCGTACCGCTGGAGATCCGCTCGGGCAGCCGTACACGGGGCGAGAGGACCGTCGGCCGGGCGTGCCGCGTCGAGGACCAGGCACTCGGAGCGGTCGGCGTTCATGTCGGTCGTGAGCGCAACGAGGTAGCCGTCGTCCTCGGCGGTGCTGTTCGCGCGCGGGACCATCGTCGTCTCGCTGCCGAAAACCCCGTCGCCGTACGCGTACCTCTCCTCCCTCCCGGTGTGCAGATCGTGCTTGACGACGCCGCCAGCGGTGCAGCGTCGTCTCCATCCGCTCCAGCGCCAGGAAGCGGGGTCGACAGGGCGCGTCCGACGATCTCAACGTCCATGGGTGTGGTCCCCCTCCGTAGCTGTGCCTGTCGTGGGCGTCCGCGCCGGTTCGACCTCAAGGAAGCGCCGCCGCCGTGGTCCCCGGTACAGCAGCGCCGTCCAACCCGCCCGCCCCAGCGCGGCCGCGCACTTCGTCAACGTGTCCTGTTCCTCCTGCGCGGCGCCCCCGCCCGGCGGCCCGACCCACTCGACCCGGGCCGTCCCCGGCTGCTCGCCGGGCCCGACGCGGTACCCGGTCGCGCTCCGGCGCCCGTCCGCGTCGACGGCGGAGGGAGTGATGCCCGCCGCCTCCAGCGCCAGGGCCACCGAACGCACCGGCTGGTTGAGCTCCCAGGCGGCCGGAACCGCCTCGGGGGCGTCGGCCTCCGTATTCGTCAGGCGCCGGATCTGGAGCAGCCCCTCGAACGCCACCCGGACCTCGGCGGCCCGCTCCCGGGCAGGCACGGCGGGCTCCGGCCCGTCACCGGTGGCCGCAACGAAGGCTCCGGCCGTCATGGGCACCCCAAATCCGCACGCGGCTTCACGCGACGGAAACCACAATAGGCAGAGTTACTTGAATAAGCAGAGTTACTTGACCACCCTCCCGGCAAGAGCCACCGGGGGCAGGAAGTCGCGTACGAGCGTGCGGTGCCACCAGGCGTGCGTGGCCCGCAACTCGTCCCACGTCGTGTAGCGGTACCGATAGACGCGGGCCCGGATGTGGGTCGGCGGGGCGTCGGGGAAGGGGTTCTCGCGCAGCAGCCGCAGGGTCGCCGGATCACCCGTCAGCAGCCGTTCGACGAACGGGCCGAACCACGAGTGCGCGTACGCCGGAGAGAGCGCCGCGAACCACACCATCCAGTCGAGCCGCAGATGATACGGCGCGAACTGGCGCGGCAGCCGCAGCGGATCGCCCGGCTTGCCCTTGAAGCCGTACTCGCGCCACACCGTTCCGGCGTGGACCACCGGTTCGTCCGTACCCTCGACGACGATCTCGTGGCGGACGCGGCTGATGCTGCCGAAGGCGCCGTACGTATTGACCAGATGGAACGGATCGTACGAGCGGTTCATGGCCTGGTGCCGCGAGAGCAGATTGCGGGCGGGCCGGTAACTGAGCCCGAGCAGCAGTGCTGTGACGGCGATGACCAGCACTTCGTACCAGAGCGGGGAGGCCGGGAGGGCGGGCGGATCGGCGATGAAGGAGCCGTCGATCGCGGACAGGGCGAGGACGATCGTCAGCCAGTTCAGCCAGGCGAAATTGCCGGACAGGACCAGCCACAACTGCGTC
This window harbors:
- a CDS encoding winged helix-turn-helix transcriptional regulator produces the protein MNDAATPTPAPTPLPAGGPNAIAVAFGLLGDEWALLILWYAHQGVRRYQDGRGLLPISDAVLAARLARLTEERLLDRVAYQDRPVRYEYRLTRRGREIWPVLVAVRGWEYRWAGDHREPSARMRHSTCGRRMEPVMVCDGCGDPVQPRDIGSTLGPSGDDGRSIPSAATRRRSAAVPPEGAAGLRGVRWAACRAGPAGGGDAAAGVTQAPGGARAGSPGPPHGVRGGPGLTRLARFRPAVPLSRYPAECAARPGRLRTRPV